ACGCTGGCCGAGTTCTCGCGGATGAACATGCCGGACCTGTTCGCGCCGGACACGAGGAAGGACATCATCGAGCGAGCCGTGTCGGTGGAGAGCCGGAAGGAGCGGGAGACGTACCTGGCCTGCTGGCGCGAGATGCTCAAGGTGGACCTGCGCCCGATCATCCCGAGGATTCGAGTCCCGGTGTTGCTGGTGGGGGGAGAGAAGGATCGGCTGACGCCGACGCGTCCGTTGCTCACGGGCATGCAGAAGGCGCTGCCCTCAGCGAGACTGGTGGAGCTGCCGGGAGCCTCACACTTCTCGAACCTGGACCGTCCGGAGGCCTTCACGAAGGCCTTGCGAGAGCACCTCGACGAGGCGGAAGACAAGGGCCCGTAAATCCGCGCACGCACACTTCCCCTCTCCCCCTGGGAGAGGGACGGGGTGAGGGTATATCCACCCCGTCCTCCCACCCGTGGGACTCAGAACCGGGAGCGCCGGACCTCGAGCAACCACGCCTCCAGGTCCGCGGTGCGCCCAGGCTCCTCTGGGAGTACGGAGTGCGCATACGCCTCATCGAGCCGTTCGAAGGCACGGCCCACCTGACCGCGCCAGTGCGTGGAGAGCGCATCAGGCAACTCCCCGCGCTCGCCCCGCCGCTTCCAAGCGACGAGCTCGCTGGCCTCACCAAAACCATAGCGGTCCATGAGGGCGGTGAGGTCCGTCTCCACCTCACGAGTCAGCAGGGCATGGGTGCCGGTAAGCGCCGTGCGCAACACATAGAGGAGCTTCTTGGTGGAGCGAAAACCCGTCTTCTCCCACTCGCGCAACTGACTGGTGGCGAAGCCGCGGTAGTGCCGATGAAGTCGACGCGACAGCACCTGACGCACGAGGGGACGTACGGCCTCCAGCTCGGGAGAGCCGCGCAGGGTATGGGTCCCGAGCAGCCGCTCGATGTAGTTGCCATTGCCCTGGAGCACGCCCTGCAGCACGGGGCCGAGCTCGTTGGACGAGTAGTCCACCTCGACGCCGTCGAGCACCTCCAGACGCTCGGCGGGAGTGGGGTTGCGCTGCTCCAACCGGAGCAGCTCCGAGGTGGAGGCGACATGGATGCACTTGAGGTCCAGATCGCTATCGGGCGAGGGAAAACCATACGCGTGAGCGCCCGAGAGGGACACGACGAGGTGCCAGCGGCGGGTGGACTCCTCGTCGAGCACGCGGTTGGCCACACGCAGCTGGTGCTCCGTCATCAGGTGGTCCGTCATGACTGTTCCTCCGTCCATTCGACGGCCGGCGGCGCGGGGGCGTCGCGGCCGAGAGGCCCGGGCTCGCGCATCACCCAGCGGCGCGCGAGCTCCTCGCCCACGCGCCGAAGCAGACGGTCCGCGCGCCCGTAATCGGGGAGCTGCGGCAGCCGGCTGGTGCGGTGGGCCTCCTCCAGCTCGGGAGCGAGGGCCTCGGCGTCGCGCAGCACCTCCTCCAGGGGGACGTGCCCGGCCTTGATGTCGAGCATGCGAGCCTTGTGGTGGCCGGAGACCTCGAAGGTGGGGACACCCTCGCGAAGCCACCCGGTGGCGAGCACCACCAGTCGCAGCAGGTTGTAGGCGTTCTTCGGGCGCAGCTCGCGAGCGCTGGGGGGCCGGCCACCGCCACCGCGGGCGTAGCGGGTGAGGGCGGCGAAGTCGTTGGACTCGATGAGACCCTGGTCCGAGAGCGAGCGGTAGAGCTGCTTGAGGTACGTCTTGGCCGCGAGCAGCCCATCCTCGGGAGTGGGGGCGGAGCGCGGGGAGATGGCGGCGAGCCGTCGGGCCACCTCGTCGAGACTGGGCGCGGGCTCCTCGCACAACCATTCGAGCACCGAGTCACGGTGCTCGGCGAGACGCTGACTGCGCGTGAGCTTGTCGAGCTGGCTCATGGCGTACCGGCCGAAGCTGCCGAAGATGGCTTTGGAGACGAAGGCATCGCGCTCGGCGAGGAGCCACTCGCCGAGCGGGTCCGAGGCGCGGGCGCTGGGGACGAAGAGCATCTCGAGGGTGTTGGGGTCGGCGCGCAGGGCCTGCTCCACGGCCTTGGAGAGCTCCCAGTAGGTGTGACTGCCGTCGGCGCTGACGAGATCCCTCGGCTTGTCGGCGAGGCCGAAGTGCCAGGGGAGGGGGAGGCCGAAGACGCCGCGCAGGTCGACATCGGAGGACTTGTTGGCGAGGCCCCAGGCCTGCGAGCCGACCACGGTCTCCACGACGACGCAGGGGCGGAGGGCATCCCAGGTGGCGGCGCGTCGGAGGGCGAACTGGAGCTGACCCGGCTTGCGAGGCACCAGCTCGTCGCGGGCGTACCAGAGTTCGCCGACGCCGACGACCTGGACGTCGAAGCCGCCGCCACGGGCGCGCACCACGCGGCCCACGACGCCCTGGGGGATGTGCCGGTCACCGGCCACACGCTCCACGCGGGTGGTCACCTCGGTGCCGTGGGGGAGGGGGACGGAGAGCTTGTCGACCTGCTCATAACCCCGGGGGCGGGTGGTTCCCTCGGTGCGGTCCTGCTCGGGAGTCTTGGGTCCGCGGGTCATGGGGGCCTCCGGGTGAGACGGAAAGGATTCCCATGGACGTTACTGGCGCGGGGTCCTGACGGCCATCCGTCAGAAGGTGGCGAGCGATAGCACGGAGCTGCGGCGAGCCACGGCGTCGCGCGCGAAGGTCACCAGGCCCGAGAGGATTTCGCGCAGCTCCTCCGGCTCATGGTGTTCCCGGTCCATGCGCTCCGCCCACGCGTTGGCGAGGCCGGGCACGTTCTCGTCCGTGACCCGGGCGAGCGCCTGGATGAAGGAATCCTTGACGCGCGCGATGATCAACCCGTCCTCGTCCCGGAAGATGAGCGGATCCTCCGAGGTGGACTCGGACGTGATGTCTTCCTTTCCCTGGAGGGCGGCGGAAAGGGCCATGAGCTCCATTTCGATGAGTGGAAACTCGATGTATGTCCAATCCTCAGGGGAGTGTTCCTCGGTGGTGACGATCGATTCGATTGCCTCCGCCTCGTCTTCTCTCGCGATGAACCAGGTCGTGATCTGCATGAAGGGGCTCCGATGCTTTTGTCCGGCACGACCCTATCACCGCATGACCTCTTGAGTAGAACTCTTTATGCTGTCCTCCCAGGACGGCTGCCCCCATGTTCGGGGTCGCGGAGAGGGTGTCAGTCACCCGCTCAGCCCCCGCTTTGTGGGTCGTCAACCGTGTCCATCTGCCGGGATGCCCCCCATCGGCCAGGGAACATCAGCACGGGACGGGGCGTGCTCGGCTGGTCGCCTTCGACCCGTTCTGATAAGAGCTCGTTTCAAAAATGGACCTGAGAGGTCAGGTAACATGCCCTGCCTATTCAGGGCCATTTCGTAAATGGCGCTCAAGCACGCGATAGAGAAGGAGGCAGTGGCCAAGGCGAAGGAGTGCCAGGTGCATCTGTGGGTTCCGCTCTTCGCGAATCCGCAGGCGTTTCATCTGGTGGAACCAGTCCAGGGAGCGCTCCACCACCCAGCGATGGCGTCCCAAACGCTCCTTCGACTCCACGCCTCGGCGGGCGATGCGGGGAACGATGTGGCGCTTCCGTAATCCCCGGCGGGTATCGGCATAATCGTACCCCTTGTCGCCGTGCCCTTTCGCCGGACGCCTGCGTGGCCTGCCTCGTGGCCCCTTGATGGGGAGGATGGCGTCGAGGAGCGGCAGCGCCTCGCGCTTGTCGTGCACGTTGGCGGCCGACAGCAAGGTGGCCAGCGGCAGGCCCCGGCGGTCTACGACCAGGTGGTGCTTGCTGCCCGCCTTTCCTCTGTCCGTTGGATTCGGGCCTGTTTGGGCCCCCCTTTTATCGCCCGTAGGCTGCTGGAGTCGAACGAGGCCCGGCTCCAGTCAATGAGCCCCTTGTGCCCCAACTCGTTCAGCAACACCCGCTGGAGCTTCTCGAAGACTCCTGCTCGGCTCCACTTTCGCAGCCTCCTCCAGCACGTCGCCCCGCTGCACCCGAACACCTCGGCTGGCAGGTCTCTCCAGGCGATGCCCGTCCTGAGCACGAAGATAATGCCCCGCAGGCACGCCCTATCGTCGCGCAATGGACGACCTCTTCTCCCTTTGCGGCGATGTCGTGGCAGCAGCGGCTCCACCCTCGCCCACAGCTCGTCCGGGACCAGTTCGCGCCTCATGCTTGCGAGGATGAGCACCAGGTACGTAGAGGGAAGTCTGGATACCTCTGCGGTTCATTTATGAAACAATCCCAGGGAGGCAGGTCAGATGACCTAGGCTCCCTGGTCCATTTTTGAAACGAGCTCTAAGTTGTGCCGCGCTATGTGGAATCTCCTACTTCGCCGGTCTACTCTACTTCTCGCTCTTGTGGCATCCGTGGCCGGGGCCGGGGTACGCGAGCCCAACGAGCGGAACATCTACCTCTCGGACCATACGAGCCGAGAGGCACCTGACGTGTACGTCGTCGGGGGTATCGTGACCGTCCTCCGCTTGGAGCAGCCCTGCGATTCAGCGCGGACCAAGATGCTGGCCTGGGAAGGTCGCTTCGAGCCTGTGGAGTGTGTCGGGAAACGGGTGCTTATTGAGCCCCTCCGTGATCTCGATCCCGAAGACCGGCTCATGCTGCTGGTGACGCTCGCGGATGGAACGGAACTGCCCTTCACCGTGACATCACGGCAGAAGGCCACCAACGACCGGACGGGCGATCAGCAGGTCAACGTGTTCCGTGACCGCGAGGCCCCGAAAGCGGTGCTTGCGTCCCTGTATGATGCGCTCCAGAGAGAGGGACAGCTCAGGGAGGAAGTCGAGCGTTATCGCAAAGAGGACTCAGTCAATCACTCTCTTGCCGGCCTTCTGGCGAAGGGGGCCACGAAACAGACGCCGTTTCGGGAGCGGTACTCGGCGCTATTCAAGAGCCCCACGGGTGTGGAATTCCATGTCTCCGTGTTGGCCAGCAGGAACCGGGACAAGGCGGCGGTGGTCTTCACTGTGAAGAACAACAGCCCGACCGAGCCTTGGAGTCTGATGGAGGCCCGCTTGAGCACGGGTGATGGGCGAGAGCAAAGACCGTTTGCTCTGCGTGCCTCTCAGGAATACTGGGAGCCGGGTGGGCAAAGTGGGCAGATCGCCGTCGTCCTGGATGCGAGTGCCTTTGACTCGACGACTGGCCCCGACCGGCTTGTTCTGGAACTCTTCCGTCAAGGAGATGGTCTGCGGCAGGCATGGGTTCATCTGGATAAACAACTGCTGCGTTGGTAGATCCCGCCCTCATGGTTCCCGTTCGCTCATTGCTTGCTGCTTCTGTCCTGCTGCTTTGCGTGTCCTCCAGTTGCACGACGACTGGGGGCGTCTCCCTTCGCCCGGACGGAAGCCCCGGACCGGAAGCGTGCCCGGAAAAAGCGCTTGAGGCCATGCATCGCCTTGGTCTGAGCGTTGGGGACGC
This is a stretch of genomic DNA from Archangium violaceum. It encodes these proteins:
- a CDS encoding alpha/beta fold hydrolase, producing MSKRRPSLVLFLPAVGGDSTFWEPQVDALRGSYSPLPIDLVRSAARVSMAGFAEDAMRAILATGHEDAHLVGQSMGGVVALELYRRYPDRVRSLTLANTWAFQPEGAARSQWVEEQLGKMTLAEFSRMNMPDLFAPDTRKDIIERAVSVESRKERETYLACWREMLKVDLRPIIPRIRVPVLLVGGEKDRLTPTRPLLTGMQKALPSARLVELPGASHFSNLDRPEAFTKALREHLDEAEDKGP
- a CDS encoding nucleotidyltransferase domain-containing protein produces the protein MTDHLMTEHQLRVANRVLDEESTRRWHLVVSLSGAHAYGFPSPDSDLDLKCIHVASTSELLRLEQRNPTPAERLEVLDGVEVDYSSNELGPVLQGVLQGNGNYIERLLGTHTLRGSPELEAVRPLVRQVLSRRLHRHYRGFATSQLREWEKTGFRSTKKLLYVLRTALTGTHALLTREVETDLTALMDRYGFGEASELVAWKRRGERGELPDALSTHWRGQVGRAFERLDEAYAHSVLPEEPGRTADLEAWLLEVRRSRF
- a CDS encoding DNA polymerase beta superfamily protein, which produces MTRGPKTPEQDRTEGTTRPRGYEQVDKLSVPLPHGTEVTTRVERVAGDRHIPQGVVGRVVRARGGGFDVQVVGVGELWYARDELVPRKPGQLQFALRRAATWDALRPCVVVETVVGSQAWGLANKSSDVDLRGVFGLPLPWHFGLADKPRDLVSADGSHTYWELSKAVEQALRADPNTLEMLFVPSARASDPLGEWLLAERDAFVSKAIFGSFGRYAMSQLDKLTRSQRLAEHRDSVLEWLCEEPAPSLDEVARRLAAISPRSAPTPEDGLLAAKTYLKQLYRSLSDQGLIESNDFAALTRYARGGGGRPPSARELRPKNAYNLLRLVVLATGWLREGVPTFEVSGHHKARMLDIKAGHVPLEEVLRDAEALAPELEEAHRTSRLPQLPDYGRADRLLRRVGEELARRWVMREPGPLGRDAPAPPAVEWTEEQS
- a CDS encoding IS5 family transposase (programmed frameshift), which encodes MRRELVPDELWARVEPLLPRHRRKGRRGRPLRDDRACLRGIIFVLRTGIAWRDLPAEVFGCSGATCWRRLRKWSRAGVFEKLQRVLLNELGHKGLIDWSRASFDSSSLRAIKGGPQTGPNPTDRGKAGSKHHLVVDRRGLPLATLLSAANVHDKREALPLLDAILPIKGPRGRPRRRPAKGHGDKGYDYADTRRGLRKRHIVPRIARRGVESKERLGRHRWVVERSLDWFHQMKRLRIREERNPQMHLALLRLGHCLLLYRVLERHLRNGPE
- a CDS encoding DUF2381 family protein, giving the protein MWNLLLRRSTLLLALVASVAGAGVREPNERNIYLSDHTSREAPDVYVVGGIVTVLRLEQPCDSARTKMLAWEGRFEPVECVGKRVLIEPLRDLDPEDRLMLLVTLADGTELPFTVTSRQKATNDRTGDQQVNVFRDREAPKAVLASLYDALQREGQLREEVERYRKEDSVNHSLAGLLAKGATKQTPFRERYSALFKSPTGVEFHVSVLASRNRDKAAVVFTVKNNSPTEPWSLMEARLSTGDGREQRPFALRASQEYWEPGGQSGQIAVVLDASAFDSTTGPDRLVLELFRQGDGLRQAWVHLDKQLLRW